One genomic window of Pseudokineococcus lusitanus includes the following:
- a CDS encoding ribonuclease Z, which produces MPARELVVLGTSSAVPTRTRNHSGHVLRWDGEGLLVDPGEGTQRQMLLAGVPGSAVDVIALTHEHGDHVLGLPGVLQRRAVDGLTTPVPLVFPAPAAPLVEHLVGASAHAGALAVPCSVAADGPVTGPDGAPLRVGGAVLHAVALDHRVPACAYRLVEPDGRRMLPERLAARGVAGPDVGRLLAEGTLRTVDGEVRLEDVSAPRPGQVAAVVEDTRWCDGALRAAEGADLLLCEATFADAEEALAGTYGHLTARQAGRLAREAGARRLVLTHYSSRYPSTDGLLAQAREEHDDVVAAADLERHAVPPRR; this is translated from the coding sequence GTGCCGGCCCGCGAGCTCGTCGTCCTGGGGACCTCCTCCGCCGTCCCGACGCGGACCCGCAACCACTCGGGCCACGTCCTGCGCTGGGACGGCGAGGGCCTGCTTGTCGACCCGGGGGAGGGGACGCAGCGCCAGATGCTGCTCGCCGGCGTCCCCGGGTCCGCGGTGGACGTGATCGCCCTCACGCACGAGCACGGCGACCACGTCCTCGGCCTGCCCGGCGTCCTGCAGCGCCGGGCCGTCGACGGCCTGACGACCCCGGTGCCGCTCGTCTTCCCGGCCCCGGCCGCCCCGCTCGTCGAGCACCTGGTGGGGGCGTCCGCCCACGCCGGGGCGCTCGCGGTGCCGTGCTCCGTGGCGGCCGACGGCCCGGTGACCGGTCCCGACGGCGCCCCGCTGCGCGTGGGCGGTGCCGTCCTGCACGCCGTGGCGCTCGACCACCGCGTCCCCGCGTGCGCCTACCGCCTCGTCGAGCCCGACGGGCGCCGCATGCTCCCGGAGCGGCTGGCGGCCCGGGGCGTCGCCGGTCCCGACGTCGGCCGCCTCCTCGCCGAGGGCACGCTGCGGACCGTGGACGGCGAGGTGCGGCTCGAGGACGTCAGCGCCCCCCGACCGGGGCAGGTCGCCGCCGTCGTCGAGGACACCCGCTGGTGCGACGGCGCGCTGCGGGCGGCCGAGGGCGCCGACCTGCTGCTCTGCGAGGCCACCTTCGCCGACGCCGAGGAGGCGCTGGCGGGCACCTACGGCCACCTCACGGCGCGGCAGGCCGGCCGCCTCGCCCGGGAGGCGGGGGCCCGGCGGCTCGTCCTCACGCACTACTCCTCGCGCTACCCGTCGACCGACGGGCTGCTGGCGCAGGCGCGCGAGGAGCACGACGACGTCGTGGCCGCCGCCGACCTCGAGCGCCACGCGGTGCCGCCGCGCCGCTGA
- a CDS encoding GTP-binding protein LepA — translation MARATITPQQLRDHVLTLGEKHPPISLDSVDRTVHDAVGVRETFGPVIGYLSRVELEVDRNVLELLTLLPEVDETDRLFFADVWQPQEIQHGLILDRLQQDLGMDPAEPNTTVISPKVRVLGALSHLRPVQEVARLLYYLTGAATERSAVLAYNKLSAGLEDMGEHAIARTVVAPIKQQEPGHFAYYRLAATQMVQAGVLKPWQVRLTQVLRRRSFALVGVNKPGQDADYGQVVSTLGLEEDLAGFARDISRVERELLWAGQRGMEVPGYVLAALKDAVGAYRDRVATGGAATA, via the coding sequence GTGGCGCGCGCGACGATCACCCCCCAGCAGCTGAGGGACCACGTCCTCACCCTGGGCGAGAAGCACCCCCCGATCTCCCTCGACAGCGTGGACCGGACGGTCCACGACGCCGTCGGCGTGCGGGAGACCTTCGGGCCGGTCATCGGCTACCTCTCCCGCGTGGAGCTCGAGGTGGACCGCAACGTCCTCGAGCTGCTCACGCTGCTCCCGGAGGTCGACGAGACGGACCGGCTCTTCTTCGCCGACGTCTGGCAGCCCCAGGAGATCCAGCACGGCCTCATCCTCGACCGGCTGCAGCAGGACCTCGGGATGGACCCCGCGGAGCCGAACACCACCGTCATCAGCCCCAAGGTCCGTGTGCTGGGCGCGCTCTCGCACCTGCGCCCGGTCCAGGAGGTGGCGCGGCTCCTCTACTACCTCACGGGCGCCGCGACCGAGCGATCCGCCGTCCTCGCCTACAACAAGCTCTCCGCCGGCCTCGAGGACATGGGCGAGCACGCCATCGCGCGCACCGTCGTCGCCCCCATCAAGCAGCAGGAGCCCGGCCACTTCGCCTACTACCGGCTCGCCGCGACCCAGATGGTGCAGGCCGGCGTCCTCAAGCCGTGGCAGGTCCGCCTCACCCAGGTCCTGCGCCGGCGCTCCTTCGCCCTCGTCGGCGTCAACAAGCCCGGCCAGGACGCCGACTACGGCCAGGTCGTCTCGACCCTCGGCCTCGAGGAGGACCTCGCCGGCTTCGCCCGCGACATCTCCCGCGTCGAGCGCGAGCTGCTGTGGGCGGGGCAGCGGGGCATGGAGGTGCCGGGGTACGTCCTCGCCGCCCTCAAGGACGCCGTGGGCGCCTACCGCGACCGCGTCGCGACGGGCGGGGCGGCGACCGCCTGA
- a CDS encoding glutathione-independent formaldehyde dehydrogenase produces the protein MRALVYNGPKDVAVVDVPDARVEAPTDAVVRITTTNICGSDLHMYEGRTDIETGRIFGHENMGVVEEVGSGVTRLKKGDRVSLPFNIACGHCRNCMRGRTAFCLETNPGTAGAAYGFADMGPYQGGQAEYLRVPFADFNALHLPQGTEHENDFTMLSDIFPTGWHGVELSGMEPGDSVVVMGAGPVGLMAALSAQVRGASVVYVVDRAPDRLALAEKMGAVAVDDSKGDPVEQIMELTDGVGTDRGVEAVGWQAHDHTGVEKPGTTIETLVQSVRATGGIGVVGVFVPEDPGAATEEAKEGRFAFPYGDFWFKGLSMATGQANVKAYNRQLRDLIITGKASPGSIVSHELGLADAVDAYKNFDERVDGWTKVLLHP, from the coding sequence GTGCGAGCACTTGTCTACAACGGGCCGAAGGACGTCGCGGTCGTCGACGTCCCCGACGCGAGGGTCGAGGCGCCGACGGACGCCGTCGTCCGCATCACGACGACCAACATCTGCGGCTCCGACCTCCACATGTACGAGGGTCGGACCGACATCGAGACCGGCCGGATCTTCGGGCACGAGAACATGGGCGTGGTGGAGGAGGTCGGCTCCGGCGTCACGCGCCTGAAGAAGGGCGACCGCGTCTCGCTCCCCTTCAACATCGCCTGCGGCCACTGCCGCAACTGCATGCGCGGGCGCACCGCCTTCTGCCTCGAGACCAACCCCGGGACGGCCGGCGCGGCGTACGGCTTCGCCGACATGGGGCCCTACCAGGGCGGCCAGGCGGAGTACCTCCGGGTGCCCTTCGCCGACTTCAACGCGCTGCACCTGCCCCAGGGCACGGAGCACGAGAACGACTTCACGATGCTGTCGGACATCTTCCCGACCGGCTGGCACGGCGTGGAGCTGTCGGGCATGGAGCCCGGCGACTCCGTCGTCGTCATGGGCGCCGGTCCCGTCGGCCTCATGGCCGCGCTGTCGGCGCAGGTGCGCGGCGCGAGCGTCGTCTACGTGGTCGACCGGGCGCCGGACCGCCTGGCCCTGGCGGAGAAGATGGGCGCCGTCGCGGTCGACGACAGCAAGGGCGACCCGGTCGAGCAGATCATGGAGCTCACCGACGGCGTCGGCACCGACCGCGGCGTCGAGGCCGTGGGCTGGCAGGCCCACGACCACACGGGGGTCGAGAAGCCGGGCACGACGATCGAGACGCTCGTCCAGTCGGTCCGGGCCACCGGCGGCATCGGCGTCGTGGGCGTCTTCGTGCCGGAGGACCCGGGCGCGGCCACCGAGGAGGCCAAGGAGGGGCGCTTCGCGTTCCCCTACGGCGACTTCTGGTTCAAGGGGCTGTCCATGGCCACGGGCCAGGCGAACGTCAAGGCCTACAACCGGCAGCTGCGCGACCTCATCATCACCGGCAAGGCCTCCCCCGGCAGCATCGTCAGCCACGAGCTCGGCCTCGCCGACGCCGTGGACGCCTACAAGAACTTCGACGAGCGCGTCGACGGCTGGACCAAGGTCCTGCTCCACCCGTGA
- a CDS encoding phosphoketolase family protein, giving the protein MVTTQASTRQLDDAEVEGLDRWWRAANYLAVGQIYLMGDDPLLTRPLAAASTKPRLLGHWGTTPGLNLLWAHASRCVRERDLEAIFVTGPGHGGPAVVASTWLEGTWTDVYPDVSRDAAGMGKLFRQFSFPGGIPSHVAADVPGSIHEGGELGYSLAHAHGAAFDDPGLVVFCVVGDGEAETGPLAGSWQSVAFVDAARDGAVLPVLHLNGWKIANPTTVARLSDDDLVAHLGGRGYAPVVVEGPHEGETSADVHRRLAAALDGCLDGIAAIQARARGRAGDDDHEVVGTDDVPRWPLLVLRTPKGWTGPAEVDGERVEGTWRAHQVPISEVRGDDENRRRLEEWMRSYRPEELFDADGRPQQDLLDLVPRRPMSANPRTNGGSVSRPLRLADFRDHAVEVRGPGETMHSPTTVLGDWLARVAVDNPTTFRLFGPDEVASNRLQAVVEAVGRAWAGKGDPDDDRMRPSGRVMEVLSEHLVQGWLEGYLLTGRHGVLTSYEAFVHIVDSMLNQHAKWLKVTRQLPWRDPLPSLNYLLSSHVWRQDHNGFSHQDPGFLDHVATKKAEISRIYLPPDANTLLSTMDHVLRSEHYVNVVVAGKQMVHDYLPVQEAVEHCARGLGIWDWASSDEGEEPDVVVAAAGDVPTLEALAAVDLLRTHLPRLRVRFVNVVDLMRLQSASEHPHGMPDAEFDAVFTRDRPVVMAFHGYPALVHRLTYRRANNGGFHVRGFVEEGTTTTPFDMVSANDMDRFRLAADVLERVPGLLPRHAALRQRLMDARRRAREHAYEHGEDPEEISGWRWPHGGVHHAMPAGTPAGRGGGRPAVDDAGDRPTP; this is encoded by the coding sequence GTGGTGACGACGCAGGCGAGCACGCGGCAGCTGGACGACGCCGAGGTGGAGGGGCTGGACCGCTGGTGGCGGGCCGCCAACTACCTCGCGGTCGGGCAGATCTACCTCATGGGCGACGACCCGCTCCTGACCCGGCCGCTGGCCGCGGCGAGCACGAAGCCCCGCCTGCTCGGCCACTGGGGCACGACGCCGGGCCTCAACCTCCTGTGGGCCCACGCGAGCCGCTGCGTGCGGGAGCGGGACCTCGAGGCGATCTTCGTCACCGGCCCCGGGCACGGCGGACCGGCGGTGGTGGCGAGCACCTGGCTCGAGGGCACGTGGACCGACGTCTACCCCGACGTCTCCCGCGACGCGGCCGGCATGGGGAAGCTGTTCCGGCAGTTCAGCTTCCCCGGCGGCATCCCCAGCCACGTCGCCGCGGACGTGCCCGGGTCGATCCACGAGGGCGGCGAGCTGGGCTACTCCCTCGCCCACGCGCACGGGGCCGCCTTCGACGACCCGGGGCTCGTCGTCTTCTGCGTCGTCGGGGACGGGGAGGCGGAGACGGGGCCGCTCGCGGGCTCGTGGCAGTCGGTGGCCTTCGTCGACGCCGCCCGCGACGGCGCGGTCCTGCCGGTGCTGCACCTCAACGGCTGGAAGATCGCCAACCCGACGACGGTGGCCCGGCTCTCCGACGACGACCTCGTGGCCCACCTCGGCGGGCGCGGCTACGCGCCCGTCGTCGTCGAGGGGCCGCACGAGGGCGAGACGTCCGCCGACGTCCACCGCCGGCTGGCCGCGGCGCTCGACGGCTGCCTCGACGGCATCGCGGCCATCCAGGCGCGGGCCCGCGGGCGGGCGGGGGACGACGACCACGAGGTCGTCGGCACGGACGACGTCCCCCGGTGGCCGCTGCTCGTCCTGCGGACGCCGAAGGGCTGGACCGGGCCGGCGGAGGTCGACGGCGAGCGGGTCGAGGGCACCTGGCGCGCCCACCAGGTGCCGATCAGCGAGGTGCGCGGCGACGACGAGAACCGCCGACGTCTCGAGGAGTGGATGCGCTCCTACCGGCCCGAGGAGCTCTTCGACGCCGACGGCCGGCCGCAGCAGGACCTCCTGGACCTCGTGCCCCGGCGGCCCATGAGCGCCAACCCGCGGACGAACGGCGGGTCCGTGTCGCGGCCGCTGCGCCTGGCGGACTTCCGCGACCACGCCGTGGAGGTCCGCGGCCCGGGCGAGACGATGCACTCGCCGACCACGGTGCTCGGCGACTGGCTGGCCCGCGTCGCCGTCGACAACCCGACGACCTTCCGGCTCTTCGGCCCCGACGAGGTGGCCAGCAACCGGCTGCAGGCCGTCGTCGAGGCGGTCGGGCGGGCGTGGGCCGGCAAGGGCGACCCGGACGACGACCGGATGCGCCCGTCCGGCCGCGTCATGGAGGTCCTCAGCGAGCACCTCGTCCAGGGCTGGCTCGAGGGCTACCTGCTGACCGGGCGGCACGGCGTGCTCACGAGCTACGAGGCCTTCGTCCACATCGTCGACTCCATGCTCAACCAGCACGCGAAGTGGTTGAAGGTGACCCGGCAGCTGCCCTGGCGGGACCCGCTGCCCTCGCTCAACTACCTCCTGTCGAGCCACGTGTGGCGCCAGGACCACAACGGCTTCTCGCACCAGGACCCGGGCTTCCTCGACCACGTGGCCACCAAGAAGGCCGAGATCTCGCGGATCTACCTGCCGCCGGACGCCAACACGCTCCTGTCGACGATGGACCACGTCCTGCGCAGCGAGCACTACGTCAACGTCGTCGTCGCTGGCAAGCAGATGGTCCACGACTACCTGCCCGTCCAGGAGGCCGTCGAGCACTGCGCCCGGGGCCTCGGCATCTGGGACTGGGCGAGCTCGGACGAGGGCGAGGAGCCCGACGTCGTGGTCGCGGCGGCGGGCGACGTGCCGACGCTCGAGGCGCTCGCCGCGGTCGACCTCCTGCGGACGCACCTGCCCCGGCTGCGCGTCCGCTTCGTCAACGTCGTCGACCTCATGCGGCTGCAGAGCGCCAGCGAGCACCCGCACGGCATGCCGGACGCCGAGTTCGACGCCGTCTTCACCCGCGATCGGCCGGTCGTCATGGCCTTCCACGGCTACCCGGCGCTGGTGCACCGGCTCACCTACCGGCGGGCCAACAACGGCGGCTTCCACGTCCGCGGCTTCGTCGAGGAGGGGACGACGACGACGCCCTTCGACATGGTGTCCGCCAACGACATGGACCGCTTCCGCCTGGCCGCGGACGTCCTCGAGCGCGTGCCCGGCCTCCTGCCCCGGCACGCCGCCCTCCGGCAGCGGCTCATGGACGCCCGGCGCCGTGCCCGCGAGCACGCCTACGAGCACGGCGAGGACCCGGAGGAGATCAGCGGCTGGCGCTGGCCCCACGGCGGCGTCCACCACGCGATGCCGGCCGGCACCCCCGCGGGCCGCGGCGGCGGGCGGCCGGCGGTCGACGACGCGGGAGACCGGCCGACGCCCTGA
- a CDS encoding NADH:flavin oxidoreductase/NADH oxidase, with translation MTTTLFDPIRLRDLEVPNRIWVSPMCQYSCDPVGAPGVVHDWHLVHLGSFAVGGAGLVLTEAAAVSPEGRISPQDAGIWTDEQADAWRRVVDFVHARGSRVGVQLAHAGRKASTYRPFDAPGTGSVPAEEGGWTTVAPSAVAFGRYATPTALDDEGLARVVADFAAATRRAEAAGFDVVEVHAAHGYLLHQFLSPLANTRTDGYGGDLAGRARLLLEVVDAVRAAWPEGRPVVVRVSGTDWADGGLTLDEVVQVSVWLREHGVDLVDVSSGGAVPGADIPVAPGYQVPLAEAVRRGADVPTGAVGMISDPAQAAQVVAQGQADVVLLARALLRDPRWPERAARELGHPVTRPPQYDRA, from the coding sequence GTGACGACGACGCTTTTCGACCCGATCCGCCTGCGCGACCTCGAGGTGCCCAACCGCATCTGGGTCTCGCCGATGTGCCAGTACTCGTGCGACCCGGTCGGCGCCCCCGGCGTCGTCCACGACTGGCACCTCGTGCACCTCGGCTCCTTCGCCGTCGGCGGCGCGGGCCTCGTCCTCACCGAGGCCGCGGCCGTCAGCCCCGAGGGCCGCATCAGCCCGCAGGACGCGGGGATCTGGACCGACGAGCAGGCGGACGCGTGGCGCCGCGTCGTCGACTTCGTCCACGCCCGGGGCTCCCGGGTCGGCGTCCAGCTCGCGCACGCGGGCCGCAAGGCGTCGACGTACCGCCCCTTCGACGCCCCCGGCACGGGCTCGGTGCCGGCCGAGGAGGGCGGCTGGACGACGGTCGCCCCCAGCGCGGTGGCCTTCGGCCGCTACGCGACGCCGACCGCCCTCGACGACGAGGGCCTCGCCCGCGTGGTCGCCGACTTCGCCGCCGCGACCCGCCGCGCCGAGGCCGCCGGCTTCGACGTCGTCGAGGTCCACGCGGCGCACGGCTACCTGCTGCACCAGTTCCTCTCGCCGCTGGCCAACACCCGCACCGACGGCTACGGCGGCGACCTCGCGGGGCGTGCGCGCCTCCTCCTCGAGGTCGTCGACGCCGTCCGCGCCGCCTGGCCCGAGGGCCGCCCCGTCGTCGTCCGCGTCTCCGGGACCGACTGGGCCGACGGCGGTCTCACCCTCGACGAGGTCGTGCAGGTGTCGGTGTGGCTGCGCGAGCACGGCGTCGACCTCGTCGACGTCTCCAGCGGCGGCGCCGTCCCGGGCGCGGACATCCCCGTCGCCCCCGGCTACCAGGTGCCCCTGGCCGAGGCGGTCCGCCGCGGCGCGGACGTCCCCACGGGCGCCGTCGGCATGATCAGCGACCCGGCCCAGGCGGCCCAGGTCGTCGCCCAGGGCCAGGCGGACGTCGTCCTCCTCGCCCGGGCCCTCCTGCGCGACCCCCGCTGGCCCGAGCGCGCCGCCCGCGAGCTGGGCCACCCCGTGACCCGCCCCCCGCAGTACGACCGCGCCTGA
- a CDS encoding APC family permease — protein sequence MTTTTPDEPTRLRRGVTGPLLLVFVLGDVLGAGVYALVGVIGAQVGGAVWLPLLLALGMALLTAASYAELVTKYPRAGGAAVFAQRAFGRPAVSFVVGWSMLAAGVTSAAGLAVAFGGDYLAPFLDAPPVLVAVLFLLVVALVNARGIKESLGANVAMTVVEVGGLVLVVVLGAVVLGRGDGDPGRALELRPDVSPWAAVLGAALVAFYSFVGFETSANLAEEVKDVRRVYPRALFGSLLVAGVVYLLVAVSAVAVLPPDELGETTGPLLAVVERADAGVPSWLFAAVALVAVANGALLTMIMASRLTYGMAQEGLLPAVLGRTLPGRRTPWVAIVVTTAAAVVLTLVGSLETLASTVVLLLLVVFVSTNLAVLVLRRDAVPHEHFRAPTALPVLALVSCAVLLTQQPAQNWLIGGALVALGVVVHLLTRSRSGRSAPSRAS from the coding sequence GTGACCACGACGACGCCCGACGAGCCCACGCGGCTCCGGCGCGGCGTCACCGGGCCCCTGCTCCTGGTCTTCGTCCTCGGGGACGTGCTGGGGGCAGGGGTCTACGCGCTCGTCGGGGTCATCGGCGCGCAGGTCGGCGGGGCCGTCTGGCTCCCGCTGCTCCTCGCGCTCGGGATGGCCCTGCTGACGGCCGCCTCCTACGCGGAGCTCGTGACGAAGTACCCGCGGGCCGGGGGCGCGGCCGTCTTCGCCCAGCGCGCCTTCGGCCGGCCCGCCGTCTCCTTCGTCGTCGGGTGGTCGATGCTCGCGGCCGGCGTGACGAGCGCCGCCGGGCTGGCCGTGGCCTTCGGCGGCGACTACCTCGCACCCTTCCTCGACGCCCCGCCCGTGCTCGTCGCCGTCCTCTTCCTCCTCGTCGTGGCGCTCGTCAACGCCCGCGGCATCAAGGAGTCCCTGGGTGCGAACGTCGCCATGACGGTCGTCGAGGTGGGCGGCCTCGTCCTCGTCGTCGTGCTCGGCGCCGTCGTGCTCGGCCGGGGCGACGGCGACCCCGGCCGCGCGCTCGAGCTGCGGCCGGACGTCTCGCCGTGGGCCGCGGTCCTCGGGGCGGCGCTCGTCGCCTTCTACTCCTTCGTCGGCTTCGAGACCTCGGCCAACCTCGCCGAGGAGGTCAAGGACGTCCGGCGGGTCTACCCGCGGGCGCTCTTCGGCTCCCTCCTCGTCGCCGGCGTCGTCTACCTGCTGGTGGCCGTGTCGGCCGTGGCCGTCCTGCCGCCCGACGAGCTCGGCGAGACGACGGGGCCGCTGCTCGCCGTCGTCGAGCGGGCCGACGCCGGGGTGCCCTCGTGGCTCTTCGCCGCCGTCGCCCTCGTGGCGGTCGCCAACGGCGCGCTGCTCACCATGATCATGGCGAGCCGGCTGACGTACGGCATGGCGCAGGAAGGGCTGCTGCCCGCGGTGCTGGGGCGCACGCTGCCCGGGCGCCGCACGCCGTGGGTGGCCATCGTGGTGACCACCGCGGCGGCCGTGGTCCTCACCCTCGTCGGCAGCCTCGAGACGCTGGCGAGCACCGTGGTGCTCCTGCTGCTCGTGGTGTTCGTCAGCACCAACCTGGCGGTGCTCGTCCTGCGACGGGACGCCGTGCCGCACGAGCACTTCCGGGCGCCGACCGCCCTGCCGGTCCTCGCGCTCGTCTCCTGCGCCGTGCTCCTCACGCAGCAGCCGGCGCAGAACTGGCTCATCGGCGGCGCGCTCGTCGCCCTCGGCGTCGTCGTCCACCTGCTGACGCGCTCGCGGAGCGGGCGGAGCGCCCCTTCCCGCGCGTCCTGA